In Dermacentor variabilis isolate Ectoservices chromosome 10, ASM5094787v1, whole genome shotgun sequence, the genomic window CTTCCGGTTCCCGTTTGAAGCTTACAAAATTTGAACGAGCACACCTGGGTTTCATTTtggcttctctctttctctctctctctctctctctctctctctctaattacGCACCAGTATCGCTCCGTACGGCGTATAGCTCTACGCTAACTTGGTGCGTCTTTTTCATTGCAAGCTTCGTTTTGACGCTTTGTTAGTTCTCTCATTTTCACTAGAAGGACTCAAATCGTCCAACGtgagcacggagcaagaaacatttaggagaggaaactccgctgtttgcggcgactagAAGAAGTCACAAGCCCgtggagccgttatcgtgctggcggcgcctggcggcctggaaagaaattaccgccgttgagagcgcgccggagcagcctgcccgggcgctgcattcttttttttttttttttttcgctgcggcttttacgacgcgccgcatggcgccgccactgtatatggccccgtcggcgcaaacaacaattgtgaccttatctggtcgcccgcgctcgctcgcgctgacgggagtttcaccttctaaatgtcttactccgtgaacGTGAGAGGCAAAAGTGGCCAGGTACACATATCACACCAACACCAAATCGATCTGCAGTCTAGAAAGAATTTATTCTCTTCAAAACTACTTACCGCTTATTCTGGTGACTTACTGTTAACTCTGTTGACTTATTGCTTACTCTACTGACTAGTAATACTCGGTAAGAAGACACACCAAGGCCAGATGCAACCATCGATGTGGGCAGCAGTGACGTTTATTTGACCCATAACCACAGGAGAGGGCCAGAATGGCGTCTGGCCACCATCTCAAAGAAACAAACATTGTACTTGCCGTACAAACCCGGCCGCGACCCGTGAACTCGGTGTCTTACGTGCGGGAAACGTTTAGGGTTCCTGGACCGCGAAGAAATATAGGCTACATAGGGTCGTTCGTGCAAGAACAAGGGGTTACTTATTTTTTCTCTTCTCTGGCAGTACAACGCGAGTAAATTGGCGCATGCGATTGCTTGGCTGAGAGGGCTATACAGTAAACAGGTGAGAGAACTCGCTCCGTGACCTATTTTTTGAACTCTTCGCGCTGCTACTATACACGCGGTCTTGCTTGATTACCACGTGGTGATCATGACCTCACCGATGCATCACGTGGTCATCAAATGAACGCATGATTCAATACGCGGTCACCATGCGGTCGCCACATCACGTGGGGTCACGACGACCACGTGATGCGTCACGTGACTATTATAACGTCAACATATGACCACGCATATACGTGACGAatataccacgtgacatctgcaTCCCGATTGCGACAAGCTGACCGCGAGCCTACGGTGAGGCCTCTGCTGAGATTACATGAGTAATCTGCTATGGAGAGACTGACGGCGAAGTTAAATGTTTGTCAGtcgtcctttatttttttttgcgaacgtTGCATATAGCCTAAAACAACGTCAACGGTCAACTAACCATGTATGCACCTAGTATCAGCGCTTAATTAACATACACGTGCTAAAGCTGGttcatttgcacattttttaGTATACTTCAGGAGAATTACAGCGTCCCGATTCTGTTGCGACATCTGCATTATCTAAATTTATGCTACACATTCGAAATATTATCGCAAACCGCGCGGTTAATGAACGACCTCCGGCGCTATTGGTATAATGAGCTTCAACGTTCCTCCTATCGCACGTGCTTGAGCCCTCACACTAAAAAATCAGTGCTAAGGGCTTTGTGtaaaatatgtgctgtaaaggaCAGTTTAGAATTCATTAACACACTAACCTAGCCTGAGTAGCAGACTGACATCTAATCCTAGGGATGTGGGTGCCttctagaatttttttttctctcaaagtGTCACATGGCCCGTCTAATTGGAAGAGTATGTGACGATCATTCCATACATGAACACACTATTCAGTCTACCTAAATTTGTACTCGCATATATGCCGACATCTATAGGTCCTAGACGTTCAGCTTCTTGAATTCGTATGTCCTCCCCTCAACACCATTCATTTCTTATATCAAACAGCTCCCCATATCACAGATCTCTTTAGGCAGTTTGGCTTGGGACGTGGCGATCAATGTAAATATATTCAAGATCGATTTGACGCAGCGCTTTTTTGAAAGTGTGAGCAGCTTGCGGTGAGAAATCgaaaaataaacaaggaaaagTAAAGAACTGAAAGAAACGGTACGCACGTGAAACGACGGCCAATGGCGAACGGGAGCGCTGCTCCAAATAAAGCATCCCAGGCGGTGCGCCCCGTAACAGTATACATAAGAGTACCATAAATATTGACACACTCAAATACCGTTGACCCGCGAGGCACTTCCCACTATTTCCTCAAGGTCATGCGCACAGCGGCGCCCCGCGCGCAGATCGATAAGTTTTCATAACAGACGACTCTCGTCTCGAACCTCGATCTCCGACGCGCGATGCAGGCGCATACCAGTGCTATAGCAACATGCCTCGCACCTAACTCATATCCGTCATATTTTTGGTATAGCATCCACTCTTGTTCGCGTTTCATATATTCTCGCATATCATATACGCACCATCATCACAGATTGCCATCAATTCTCAACAAGAAAATACGCCGAGCGGATCGGCTACCCCGAGACATATATGTACGGAGGGATTCCATCAGGTGTTCCACTTACCACGCGTGTTTGTAAACAATCGGACGTTGGCACATCTACACGTGCGGAAGGTTAAGCCTAACCAGCTCGATCGGTACCCTCTGGGGAAGTTGATGAAGGCCTTGACAAGGTTGTCATCTGTCACGGAGCGAGTTCTCGCATGTCTGTCTTCCCAAGAGCTGATTAGTATACAACCAACATATATAGAGCTACAATATTACAACTTCAACTACGTTCCACCCCCACCCTCCCCCATTTCTTTAGGCCTTCTTGCCTTCGTGCTTGACGTCGATGGGAATCGTCTTAGGCTCCTCCTTCTTGGGGTTCTTGCGTGGAGCCTCCAAGGCCAGGAGGCCACCCTGAGTCAGGTGACACTTGATGGCCTGGGGATCAACGTCCTCGGGAAGGACGTAGCGGCGGGTGAACTCGCGTTTGACATAGCAGCCGCGGTCGTCGGACTTCTCTTCGTGCTTGCCGTGAATTATGACGCAATTATCTTGCGTCTTGACCTCGATCTCTTCGGGCGTGAAGTTCCGGGTGTCGACGCGGATGGCGAACTTGTCAGGCGTGCAGGCGACGGAGGTGCCCTGCTGTTTGGGGCAGACGCTGTTCGAGGGCCCCTGATGTCGGGGCTGGATGTAGAACCGCTGGTGGTAGAAAGGAGGGTCAAACAGCTCGCCGTCGAGGAAGGAACTGCCGAAGTCGTCGTCGAAGAGACGTCTCGCCAGCTCCGAGCCTCCGCACAGGTTGCGGTTCAGCAGCGGGAACAGCGCCATGTTGTTTTCGCACGTCGTCTGCTCGGAAAGAGGATACCGCAGAGGGTCTTGAGATTTTCTGCAAGTGCACTCGCGGTTCAGCTCGAGATGGTATGTTGCGCGAAGCGGCGTTAGGATGCTCCTACCTAGATGGCgagaacacacatacacacacacaaaagaaaaagagaggagaAATAACATGAGCGTGTTGTGGCATGGAAGAAAGCTACAGGTACGAACTACTGGCCAGCAAAGGTCGACAGAAACTGTGCCGTGACTCGGTGTGGCACGAAAGTTTTGGTATGCATAATGATTTCCAGTTAAGGACGTATCATTAGAGATGAAATATTAAGCTGTAATTTGATTATTGCCTGTCTGAGAGAAAggttggataaaaaaaaaacacacacaagagGAATGTGCAAAGGAATTACTTAAACTGCACCCAGTGATCAATGTATACCTGGCATCGCCTGCCCTTCATCGGCATTCTTCAATTTGTCTTCAGGTACAGAAGGAAAAACACACTGAATATATTCCTGACATCAACAGTTTCAGTGCGATTTATCGTCAAGGCCCACTACTGCACATTTATTCTGACATGAGGAGAAATATAACGAAGAAATATTAGCATATTACCTTATAAGCAGGCTCCAAGAATGGCAACGATAAGTGGAGAACCGGAAGTAGTCTGCTTCAAGCTCCAGCTCAATGTCGTCTGCTCTGAAGACCGGAGCAGTGTCTGCTCCGCTCGGCGCGATCGAAACTGAACCGAAGGGAGAAAGTGACTCGAAGGCGGAGGCGGCTCGGTGATTGGGCAGAGATGGGTCACGTGTCGTAACCGTCGCAGTGCGGCAAGGTCATTGGGAGCTTTGACCATATGGTAGACGGTGGAAGCAGTCAAAACAAACCTGGAGTTTTTTTCTATATGCGTTTACGCTTCCCGGGcgaagaggctgctgctgctggccttATTATGGCATTGTCCTAAGGTCATTCGAGTCAGCGGATGGCTGTTCGACGTTATTGTCTGAACACAGCgctaacaatttttttcttacgaAATATTTAACGCAGATTAAGTGAGCACGCGACGACACCGTTTTGCATATAACACATGCCAGACATGCAAGTACTGCGGAAATCTATGTTAGTTAATGCATTAAATGCTATAAGTGCAGTGTTGCACTTTTTAAGCTTTATCCAAAATATGTGTCAGCTATGACATTACAAAAAATAAATGATCAATGACTTACGTACATGTTCAAAAATCGCATGCAGCTGAGGTCAAAGCAAAACACGCGCCAATATGCCTCTTGCAGTAAGTACATCTCGGAGATAACAAACATTTAGTAGATAATGCATACATATAGCCATTATTTAGCAACAGCTTTCGTTGGATCAAAATGTTAAGGCGGAATTTTTTTCGAGTCAAAGTACTAGCAGCATGCATATTGACGCGAATTTCGAGCCACATATCCTAATATTTCAAACACTTCCTGCCGTTTGACAACCTTGTttatggaaaaagaaaaacaatgattATTAAGGTGTTTTCAATGCATCGCTGTTTATACCGTGAAGAAGGTACGCTACTTCTAAATGAGACATTTCTTGTCAGTCagtcggtcagtcagtcagtcagtcagtcagtttttatttgcGCGCGGTAATACGATATTACGAATAGGTAGAGAGAGAGCCGTGCATATAACGACGTACTAAAAAGTGTAAAAGCGGACGAGGCATTGCTAAAAATTAAAGTTCTATCCCTGACTAGTCTAGAAAAATTCCTGTCGTTCCCCAATTCCCTTTGCCTCTAATCATATTTTCTGAGCAGCAAAATTTCGACGGCGACTGGCATGGCGGTAATTCAGAGGTTGTCTTCGAAACCAAAATCAAAACTGTTGCAGCTTTTCTAAAGTCGAGGACGGCGCCAGCGAATGTGTGTTGTTGCTTAGATTTACGGCCCTGTGTGCATGCGTACAGCTGTCGTTTATTCAGGCGTCTGTATTAACGTGTCACAATGTCACCCCGGAATCACTGCCCCGACATGTACGTGTATACACATTCATGATACTTCGTGACGGGCTTCGAATCTTCCCCGAAGCTCGAGCCCGCAAACTCTCTCACGTATAGGTCGATTGCGTCAGCGATTGGCGGTCGACATGGCTATGCTACCGTTATCGCGCTGGTGTAATCACGGTCTTAAACGCCACTTTCTTTCATGGCCTACCAGATTAGCGCGTTATAGCTGCTCCAAACAAAACGCAAACAGGGGCAGGAACAGGCTTCGATCGTGCCTTGGAACCTTCCCGTATCACGTCTATTTTTGCCCCCGTTATGGTTTGCGTATTTTCTTTTATCTCTGGTAAACCTGCATAAATTAACTGCATCTTGTACcaaaactgcgttttttttttatataacaaGATCTTGGTAGATGATCAAATTATTGTCGAATATCGAATACAACAAGACGCATAGTTCGGGTCCGCCCTCACTTTCAAAGTGGGAATGATACTCGTCAACACCCTCCCAACGAATTTAAGACATCACATAATGCGTTGTGGTCGCGGAAGCTTTGTTTAAACATTATCTGATTTCGCAGGGCGCCGTAAAAAGGCCAATATGTTGTTTGACATTTAGGTACTTTCTCACCCCAATCCCTCCAAATTAAGAAGCCAAAGCATAACTATAGGACGCTCtcttacactttatttttcgccagcCTGTTTCTCCTGTTATTCCTTCTCAATATGATTCATCGCAACACTTCCACTTGCAAGAACTCTGGTCCACTGGCAAGCTACACAGTCGGAAAAATCGACTGAACTCATTCAGACTTACGACCAAATATAAACACTATATATGATGCGACATCCAGGATATTAGAAACGCGCAGCAAAACGAACTGGTTACGGAGAACAAATCTTGAAGAACGCGATTCCAAAATTAGTAAATccttagcaagaaaaaaatgacgaCGTGGAGTGCCTTACTGAACAAGAGATTACGGAATTGTAGTTTGTTTTCTCGTAAAACATGCGTTACATAAACGCGTGTATTCCTGCGTGCGTGTGCTGCAGTTCCAGCCTTTCTTTTCTGGCACATATCTCATTTTAACGGTTTCCTGCACAGCAAAAAGCCACGAAACGTGCGACAAGAATAGAGTAATCAACCAAGCGATACGCTACAGCCAGGTTGGCCGTCTGGGGGCGTTAACCGCAGGGATGCATTCGAAAACATTTCGTGGCTTAGTAGATAATGCATACATGGGGCCATTGTTTAGCAACAGCTTTCGTTGGATCAAAATGCGATCAAAATGCGACCACGAAATTGAGCATGTGCCGGAAGAGGAACAATTTACATTGTTCCTAGCCGTACTCATGCCGCGGGAGGAGTGAGCGACTGTTCGGTGCAAGTGCAACTGGTTCTACTGTGTATTAACCACGCCGGACGAACGCGAAGCGCACAAATAAAGCGCCAGGAAAAAGCACGGATAGTAGAGAGCTTTCTGCACTTTCCTCTTTGTTGGTTGCGCCATGCAGAAATGGGTGCTGTGGCATCAACGAGATGGCGCGCGCTGCGCGCACCACATTTAGCACCGCATAGCATGTGACATAACATCAAAACATAGGGACTGCGTTGCACGGGCACATCAAAATTGGATTTAGCCAATGGATTTAGCCAAGAGATAGATTTCACCGCTCTCTCTGCACATGCGTTAGGTCCTGCACGCACTCAAGTTCCAGTGAttgccacagagggcgaaaaattaACCACGGCGCGTTCTAGCatgaagcgcgcaagtggagctacttaAATTTTGTCACATACCATAGCTTGTATTTTTTCTGTCAGGGGCTCTCGACGCGGCTAAATGCTCAGATAGAAATAACAAAACGGAGGCTGTCTGATTGGTGTATAATATCagcgcaaaagtaaaggagtaaaaaCATAGgtaggctaggtggcgcgcgccgccgccaccCGATTCAAAGGATTGAGCCTTCATCCACTCACCTATCCATCTATctacccatctatctatctatctatccacgCTAAATATATAATCTATAAGTGTACATACAATAATCTATAAACATAGTTACCTTGTATTCTTTTACAAAATAAGCAGGTTATTGTTTTTATTAGACTTAAGTTATTAAAGCTTGCGTTTTATTACTTAAATAGTTTTAAAACTTCACTGACACTCGATCAGCAGCAGCCCACTGGCATCGGTTGCAGTCCGTGCCGTTTATCCATACAGGAAGAAAAATGTGCGTTTATCCATgcgtttatcgattcaaattgtacggcgcTATTAACGTGGTTCGCCCATAGCCCAGCTGGCAGAGCAGAATTGACAGCATGCGCAGTTGGTGCGGCGAAGAAGGTGTATGCGAGGTTTGTTGCAGCGGTAGCGTATTAAATTCTGATAGCcccagggggatacgtttggaagtgcgGTGCTTCTCGGATGacttaatggcaaagcattataTCGTGCCGATGCATCCGCGggaacggaaacattttatgaattcAACTGTAAGAAAACTGAACGCCGCTAAGCACTTTATTAGCCGTACATCATTgtaaaactgtagagcaacactGGCAAAGCATTACGACGCGCCGATGTTTACGATGTTTATTTCGTATTCTGTATGTTAAACAAAGAAAACTGAACGCCGTCACGCAATATTTCATAGCCGTATACAGACCCTTGTGAAAGCTGCACAGCAAACGGTGATCGACTACGATATATTGGAAGTTTTTACAAATACTGCTCCAGGCGGGCACATGTAACTGGCTGCTAATGCTGTGTGTATATGGCAAGTCGCACCTTGGTCGCACGTACTTGCTTTGCTTCCGTTTCGCTAACTCCGTGGCTCATGCCTACTGATTTTTGCGCATGTTTTTGCAGAACGACGTTTATTTAACTCAAGGCAGATCATTAAAGATGCTTTCGAAAGGTCACAGAGgacagcatacgaaaagcctggcaCGAGCGAAGATACCTTTGAAGGAGAGCACGCCTGGTTTCTACTACGCACTCTGCTGCTCCCCCGAGGAAATCAGATGTTATGTTCAAGGTAGAGCGCCGTAAGGCACGAGAAGGGTATAATACGGCATGACTGTGACTCGGCGcaagcgccgcaggcgcgagaaactTTGTTCGACGTACACCCACctaccaaaaaaaaataaataaataaaaaaaacacgccccacgacttctacaacaccagtcagaaccttgccaaGTCCTTCCGTGGAAGGACTCTGATATAATTAAGGAACGCGTACTAATTTCCGTTACGATCGGCCCATGCAAGGCAGGCGAAGCAAGCGCTCAAATCACTGCAGCCACATCCGAAGTATCTGTGATGCCCTGCCAGCAGATTTATTAAGGAGACGTGATGGTGAGCGCCGCCAGTATCGCACTGCATCCCATTACGGCTGCACCTTTACGTTCTTGGTATGCTTCAACACCGATGCATTGCGGCGAAGCTTACAGTAGGAAGCCGGCATTATAGCTAGAGCTCCCGAAGCATCTTCTCAGTGACTGCGGATAGAAAACAAATACAGGTTCAAGAGCTTTTCGTCGATCTTTACATCTTTTTATTGAGGGGAAGGGTAACTTACGCCTTTGTACGTAAGTTAAAAGAGGGATAAATACTCTGTGTGTaaaatataaatatttattttgcaGATGCCCATACTCCTGTAAGAAACTGCAGTTCAGTGACGGTCTGTGGAGCTGGATCCGGCCTTatagaaacacggccgtttcatcagtcgcaaagtaggagctgaagagaacacCAGAGCTGACATTGCACTTCATTGTTATTGCTTAATTTCCGGTTAGCCAGTGACTAAGGCATAGCTCTAAACATCGAGACGGTGTCCTAATACGCAGTGCTTATGTAGCAGGAGAGCAAAAGGCGAGAATGATGTTTTCAGATGAGACAGGAGTGCCTTCATCTAGCTGTGtagtgaaggaaggaaggaaggaaaactttatttggtcctgcaagtagtgataattaaccactaagcgggccgctcccacgtcgggaccggaaggccaagcctcacggccacgtcgtgagcctgctggacagcccagaattgttcatccaggtccgggctgcgaagtgcagcctcccacctggatgCATCCTTGATccccgagtcttcaattctttcacaagaccagagcatgtgttcgagcgtggctaaagcaccataatcttggcaataaggctctgtatacgtctccggataaaacatgttcattctccgtgggcaaggataagtaccagtctgtagtaagcgtaatgtaagtgcctgagccctgtttagtttaggatacggcaaactgtaaaccctgcgattaagaaggtaatacttcgtgatttcattgtatgtggaaggggagtctctgttctcggggagtaccgccacgccgttgcgcggggcagagcggagggtaagatctcgcgctgcctcatgagcggactcattgagattcggaggggctccctcgatcatcccaaggtgaacagggaaccaacataagtagtgttgagagatttCACacgtctgcataattttaaaagcaaccttagccaccgagcccttctcaaaggccttaacggccgactttgaatcgctatatacaaaatgcctgcgcctgtcaaccagggcgagcgcaatagccgcttgctccgcgacctctcGCCTATCTTTCCGAACGTTAGCAGCGTGAACGacactg contains:
- the LOC142560270 gene encoding alpha-crystallin A chain-like, which translates into the protein MALFPLLNRNLCGGSELARRLFDDDFGSSFLDGELFDPPFYHQRFYIQPRHQGPSNSVCPKQQGTSVACTPDKFAIRVDTRNFTPEEIEVKTQDNCVIIHGKHEEKSDDRGCYVKREFTRRYVLPEDVDPQAIKCHLTQGGLLALEAPRKNPKKEEPKTIPIDVKHEGKKA